A portion of the Lolium rigidum isolate FL_2022 chromosome 1, APGP_CSIRO_Lrig_0.1, whole genome shotgun sequence genome contains these proteins:
- the LOC124708025 gene encoding uncharacterized protein LOC124708025: MLADRQTPFDASDKDTKDTLAPTEADASDLHSDVASVGVTSPKQNSTIVETLQTENISGRSASHLPVLQSADSNQAAGQKGSSENSGSKTVAQTNDDTDSTPAGRCSPSEDKKEDCCAHVVDGGDLVSKHIPAEALNALLTHSSKDASVVEVMSINDATSACEVKKDPESHLSVPVPVSAATNTGDDSKEAHSVPFTHSDGEASMVEEYAGPKIECTIQMPSPDEKSTEVHSLVQVEMVSAAEQASTKVLSGGEQEILQVNADNSIDEGAKDHCPETCLAGSQSLCEVSDKDVVQTKDDRTDMQTEGNIAGMNAANQDTAETKATSDLPAALQPAGSNLPAEQDGLENSASIAASPNEHEKLEETSSETGGGNLSCSRADDDSHAVNLVGYSPSEGSDEDSAKVAEAGDLEGSKETTLDVVSAIAGGAEPSGGSSISRGAESEPVCETPVHVQEGISEAADPEDGSTMDQGSVQVSTAEPEAKKDDDAPTQKENVGLAAIESEAVEHAGTEPDLNKEASMPPQKETLITGAELNEEANTSALDEKTVEPVATVPDHLEHASTEQPGEDLKVLNTQPAPGGETSNLGQANTEQLLQTSSGEDMAITGAKTEHACGTSDQKEADVAADESPAVAGEEVLNTEIAPDGKTPKGGRV, encoded by the exons ATGTTAGCAGACCGCCAAACCCCTTTTGATGCCTCAGATAAGGATACTAAGGACACtcttgctcccacagaagctgatGCCAGTGATCTGCATAGTGACGTTGCTTCTGTTGGTGTGACTAGTCCTAAGCAAAACAGTACGATAGTTGAAACGTTGCAAACTGAGAATATTTCTGGACGCTCTGCTAGTCATCTGCCTGTTTTACAATCAGCAGACTCAAATCAGGCTGCAGGCCAAAAGGGGAGTTCAGAAAACAGTGGCTCTAAAACAGTGGCTCAGACAAATGATGATACGGACAGTACACCTGCAGGAAGATGTTCTCCTTCAGAAGACAAAAAAGAGGACTGTTGTGCccatgtagttgatggtggtgactTGGTAAGCAAACACATTCCTGCTGAAGCTCTCAATGCTTTGTTAACCCATTCGAGTAAAGATGCCAGTGTGGTAGAAGTTATGTCTATCAATGATGCCACCTCTGCTTGTGAAGTAAAGAAGGATCCTGAGAGTCATCTATCAGTGCCAGTACCGGTCTCTGCTGCTACGAATACTGGTGATGACAGTAAGGAAGCTCACAGTGTTCCATTCACCCATTCTGATGGAGAGGCCAGCATGGTAGAAGAGTATGCTGGGCCTAAGATTGAGTGCACCATACAAATGCCGAGTCCCGATGAGAAGA GTACCGAGGTTCATAGTTTGGTGCAAGTGGAGATGGTATCAGCTGCAGAACAAGCATCTACTAAAG TTTTGTCTGGTGGGGAACAAGAAATACTGCAAGTTAATGCTGATAATAGCATTGATGAGGGTGCAAAGGACCATTGCCCTGAAACTTGTTTGGCAGGCAGCCAATCTCTATGTGAAGTCTCAGATAAGGACGTTGTCCAAACTAAAGATGATCGCACTGATATGCAGACTGAAGGTAACATTGCTGGTATGAACGCTGCTAACCAAGACACTGCTGAAACCAAAGCTACTAGTGACTTGCCCGCTGCTTTACAACCAGCTGGCTCAAATCTGCCAGCAGAACAAGATGGATTAGAGAATAGTGCCTCTATAGCTGCTTCTCCAAATGAacatgagaaattggaagaaacttCAAGTGAAACTGGTGGTGGCAATTTGAGCTGTAGTCGGGCTGACGATGACTCTCATGCTGTGAATTTAGTTGGATATTCTCCTTCAGAAGGCTCGGATGAGGATTCTGCCAAGGTAGCTGAAGCTGGTGACTTAGAGGGAAGTAAAGAAACTACTCTTGATGTTGTCTCTGCTATTGCTGGAGGAGCAGAACCCAGTGGTGGTTCTTCAATTTCTCGAGGAGCAGAATCAGAGCCTGTTTGTGAAACTCCTGTTCATGTGCAAGAAGGTATTTCAGAAGCTGCTGATCCGGAGGATGGTAGCACAATGGACCAAGGTAGCGTCCAAGTATCTACAGCAGAACCAGAAGCAAAGAAAGATGACGATGCACCTACTCAGAAGGAAAACGTCGGGTTGGCTGCCATAGAGTCAGAGGCTGTGGAGCATGCTGGTACAGAACCTGATCTAAATAAAGAAGCATCTATGCCTCCTCAAAAGGAAACCCTGATTACAGGAGCAGAACTGAATGAAGAAGCAAATACATCTGCTCTAGACGAAAAGACTGTCGAACCAGTTGCCACAGTGCCAGATCATTTGGAGCATGCTAGTACTGAACAGCCTGGAGAAGATTTAAAGGTGCTGAACACTCAACCAGCTCCTGGTGGCGAAACTTCAAATCTTGGACAAGCCAATACTGAACAGCTGTTGCAAACTTCATCGGGTGAGGATATGGCAATTACAGGAGCTAAAACTGAACATGCATGTGGAACTTCAGATCAAAAGGAAGCTGATGTGGCAGCTGATGAGTCTCCTGCTGTCGCGGGAGAGGAGGTGCTGAACACTGAAATTGCCCCTGACGGTAAAACTCCCAAGGGTGGGAGAGTCTGA